In Gadus chalcogrammus isolate NIFS_2021 chromosome 23, NIFS_Gcha_1.0, whole genome shotgun sequence, a genomic segment contains:
- the LOC130376797 gene encoding uncharacterized protein LOC130376797: MPEVGSQMKAFKGSMGSPKLTLGDLRSADDAIVKFCQVQSFPDEIASLKSETRNVKRQSPIFKLDPKLDNGILRVGGRLSKLAMPEETKHPVILAKNHHVSKLILENIHRQIGHCGRNYMLSVLRQKYWIPFANALSRKIINDCVKCRRLRGNVCEQKMADLPSDRITPDLPPFTNVGVDYFGPMEVKRGRGTIKRYGVIFTCLASRAVHLEVAHSLDTDLCVNALRRFICRRGQVNKLRSDNGTNFIAAERELKEALKAWNQDKISKALQQKGVKWTFNPPAAAHHGGVWERLIRSLKKVLLSVIKQRILDDESLTTVMCEVEAILNNRPLTTVSDDPNDLEPLTPNHLLLSKVQPLLPPGTFKQEDTYVRRRWRQVQYISDLFWSRWLKEYLPLLQERQEWSRVRRNFMQGDIVLIADVNAPRGSWVIARIVNINPDQRGVVRSVKLQTRTSLIERPVTKIVLLVPATE; this comes from the coding sequence ATGCCAGAAGTCGGAAGTCAAATGAAAGCTTTCAAGGGCTCTATGGGGTCACCAAAGCTTACCTTGGGCGACTTACGGTCGGCAGATGACGCAATTGTGAAGTTTTGTCAAGTGCAGAGCTTTCCGGATGAAATTGCGAGTTTGAAGAGTGAAACTAGGAACGTCAAAAGACAAAGCCCAATCTTTAAGCTTGATCCTAAGCTGGATAATGGAATACTGAGAGTCGGGGGAAGACTGAGTAAGCTGGCCATGCCGGAAGAGACAAAGCACCCCGTCATCCTAGCAAAGAATCACCATGTGTCTAAGTTAATTCTTGAAAATATCCATAGACAAATAGGACATTGTGGAAGGAATTACATGTTATCTGTTTTAAGGCAGAAATATTGGATCCCTTTTGCCAATGCATTGTCCAGGAAAATTATAAACGACTGTGTAAAATGTAGACGTCTACGAGGTAACGTTTGCGAGCAGAAAATGGCGGATTTGCCTAGTGACAGGATCACTCCCGATCTGCCACCCTTCACTAATGTCGGAGTGGATTATTTCGGCCCCATGGAGGTCAAAAGAGGAAGGGGCACAATAAAAAGATATGGAGTCATTTTCACATGTTTAGCCAGTCGTGCGGTACACCTGGAGGTGGCGCATTCCCTTGACACAGATTTGTGCGTTAATGCCCTCCGACGATTCATTTGTAGGCGAGGACAAGTAAACAAATTAAGATCCGATAACGGGACCAACTTCATTGCTGCTGAGCGAGAGTTGAAGGAAGCACTTAAAGCATGGAATCAGGACAAGATCAGCAAGGCTTTGCAACAGAAAGGTGTGAAATGGACCTTTAATCCCCCTGCAGCTGCCCATCATGGAGGTGTGTGGGAGAGATTGATTCGGTCGCTGAAAAAGGTTTTGCTCTCCGTCATAAAACAGCGAATATTAGATGACGAAAGCCTCACCACTGTCATGTGTGAGGTTGAAGCTATCCTTAATAACCGTCCCCTGACCACTGTATCAGATGATCCAAACGACTTGGAACCGCTGACCCCAAACCACCTACTACTATCCAAAGTACAGCCCTTGCTCCCACCGGGAACCTTTAAGCAAGAGGACACGTACGTAAGAAGACGTTGGCGCCAAGTACAATACATATCAGACCTGTTCTGGTCCAGGTGGCTTAAAGAGTATCTACCACTCCTGCAGGAACGCCAGGAATGGAGCAGAGTTAGGCGGAATTTCATGCAAGGAGACATTGTGCTAATAGCAGATGTAAACGCCCCTAGAGGGTCATGGGTTATTGCTAGAATCGTGAACATCAACCCTGACCAAAGAGGTGTCGTGAGGAGTGTAAAGCTTCAAACCCGGACCAGCTTAATCGAAAGACCGGTCACCAAGATCGTGCTCCTGGTTCCGGCTACCGAATGA